The following DNA comes from Terriglobia bacterium.
GGTGAGCGTCAACGTGCACAGCTCAGACGCGGACGGCATGCGTTCGCCAGAATAATCGGTCTGTGGCGGATCGGTCTATCGGTCATCCGGCCGCTCGCTATTCGGCAGGAACGATGGCGAGAACCGGAAACCCGGGTTACTGGTCCACCGACGATGCGCCAGACGGTTCAGACCGCTTGTAGAGCAACTCCAGAATGGTGCAGTCGTCGTTCAGCGGCGTGTTGCCGCAGAATGTCTTCACGCTGGAAAAGATGCTTTCGTAGGGCGTGTCGCAATTGGCGGATTGTTCCAGGCGGTCGTCGCCGTAGAACTCGCCGCTGGCGTCTTCCGCCTCCGTGACCCCGTCGGTGACCATGACGAAGCGCCCGCCCGGCGGCAGCTTGATTTTGGCGCACTCAAACTCCGCCCCGGCCAGCAGGCCCACGGGTACGTTGCTCGACTGCCGGGGCCGTTCGATCTTTCCTCCCGCCACCAGCACCGGCGGCACATGCCCACAGTTCACGTATTCCAGCTCGCCATCGGGTTTGAGGCGCGAAAGCAGCAGGGTAGCGTATTTCTGCCCCATCACCTTGCGGCAGAGAAACGCGTTGGCGGTGCTGACGATTTCGTCCAGCGGCATATTGGCGATCAGTTGCGAATAGATCATGCCCTGCAGGATCGAGGCCAGCAGCGCTGCGGAAATTCCTTTTCCGGATACGTCGGCCACCAGCACCGCCAGGCCCTCGTCGGTCATCACCACGTCGAAAAAGTCTCCTCCAACGTCCTTGCAAGCCAGGTTGGTGGCGCGGATGGAGGCGAACGGCACGTCGGGAATGGAGACGGTCATCAACCGCTGCTGGATGTTGGCGGCGATGTTCAGTTCCTGCTGGTAACGGCGCGATGCTTCCTCCGCTTGTACCAGATGCGCGTTTTCCACCAGCGCCGCCGCTTCCGTCGCGATCGCCCGCAGGATATCGTGACTGACGGCGGAAATGTCGCGCGAGGCGAAGCGGCTGTCCATGTAGAGCACGCCGCGCACCTGCGGCTGGCCGTCATCGGTCGTGGATTTTTCCGCGAACTGGGTTTGCGTGCGCCGCAACGGGATGGCGATCACGGTCCGCAGATCGTAGGCGATGATGCTGTTTCGTCCCGCCAGATCGCTGGACGAACTGGTGTCGCTCACCATGAATTCCGAAGCCGCGCTGGCCGCCTCTTCCAGGATGGACTTGGAAATCGTGCTGTC
Coding sequences within:
- a CDS encoding SpoIIE family protein phosphatase, whose amino-acid sequence is MSVLSATSLVPSAVPSPVLLYVEGAEQRNIVLERLPFAIGRKTGKDLVIPDSRVSRDHAQILCENGAYYIVDQNSRHGTFVNGIRRERHKLEANDRIDFGARDAAYVVFNPDKPHTSSAAEFLSQISMMPVSTGSSDLEKLRLFLEAARKLNTTGVLSDVLMSLLDSTLKLTKAERGYVFLRGTDGAMRLAAGRNAKGEQLLDDSTISKSILEEAASAASEFMVSDTSSSSDLAGRNSIIAYDLRTVIAIPLRRTQTQFAEKSTTDDGQPQVRGVLYMDSRFASRDISAVSHDILRAIATEAAALVENAHLVQAEEASRRYQQELNIAANIQQRLMTVSIPDVPFASIRATNLACKDVGGDFFDVVMTDEGLAVLVADVSGKGISAALLASILQGMIYSQLIANMPLDEIVSTANAFLCRKVMGQKYATLLLSRLKPDGELEYVNCGHVPPVLVAGGKIERPRQSSNVPVGLLAGAEFECAKIKLPPGGRFVMVTDGVTEAEDASGEFYGDDRLEQSANCDTPYESIFSSVKTFCGNTPLNDDCTILELLYKRSEPSGASSVDQ